One Undibacter mobilis genomic region harbors:
- a CDS encoding COG4223 family protein, whose amino-acid sequence MNDRNPTPDKSAGRRKRAAPTIDLEAKEIPPAAGPDEVVAEAETVPPPADEATPPDAVLPGSPSAGDAPPVVERDGKVRPLVLGGAAGAAAAAIVIAIGWSAGLFAGNGAATPDPRIASLEAQLKQLQNRPAAPATNAGASDALAARIAKVEDSVAKLPSAPADDNAMKSLGVALTALNRRYDELSTTVRDAQTRAEAAERAAADLRSNVLDVSKAAAAGASASSADLSSLQQRLTALEEQSKTARAELAKATESDRAARLALSAAAVRDAVLRGVPFAEELAQSKSLGADEKVLAPLWPFAASGVPNAKTLAKELIDLLPQMKKVAGSPPNGGFLERLQANAENLVRVRPANAPAGTDASAVLARIEQNAAQDNIAAALNDIGTLPEAGRQVAANWVTRATARQKALDAARDFATGTTRALGSK is encoded by the coding sequence ATGAACGACCGGAATCCCACGCCTGACAAATCCGCCGGCCGCCGCAAGCGCGCCGCGCCGACCATCGATCTCGAGGCGAAGGAAATACCGCCCGCGGCGGGACCGGACGAGGTGGTCGCAGAAGCAGAGACCGTGCCGCCGCCTGCCGACGAAGCGACACCGCCGGACGCGGTATTGCCGGGTTCCCCATCGGCGGGCGACGCGCCGCCGGTTGTCGAGCGCGATGGTAAGGTCAGGCCGCTTGTCCTGGGCGGCGCGGCCGGAGCCGCTGCCGCTGCAATCGTGATAGCGATCGGTTGGTCCGCCGGTTTGTTCGCGGGCAATGGCGCCGCGACGCCTGACCCGCGCATCGCCTCGCTCGAAGCACAGCTCAAGCAGTTGCAGAACCGGCCGGCAGCTCCGGCGACGAATGCCGGCGCGAGCGATGCCCTTGCCGCGCGCATCGCCAAAGTCGAAGACAGTGTTGCCAAGCTGCCGTCGGCGCCGGCCGACGACAATGCGATGAAATCGCTCGGCGTGGCGCTCACGGCGCTCAACCGCCGCTATGACGAACTTTCCACCACCGTGCGCGATGCACAGACCCGCGCCGAAGCCGCCGAGAGGGCTGCCGCCGATTTGCGCAGCAATGTGCTGGATGTTTCGAAAGCTGCGGCGGCCGGCGCATCGGCGTCGTCCGCTGATCTGTCGTCATTGCAGCAGCGGCTCACCGCGCTGGAAGAGCAATCGAAGACGGCGCGCGCCGAATTGGCGAAAGCCACCGAATCCGATCGCGCGGCGCGGCTGGCCTTGAGTGCGGCGGCGGTGCGTGACGCCGTGCTGCGCGGCGTGCCGTTTGCGGAAGAACTGGCGCAATCAAAATCGCTCGGCGCTGATGAAAAGGTATTGGCGCCGCTATGGCCTTTCGCGGCTTCCGGTGTGCCGAATGCAAAGACGCTGGCCAAGGAGTTGATTGATCTGTTGCCGCAGATGAAGAAAGTCGCTGGCTCGCCGCCGAACGGCGGCTTCCTCGAGCGACTGCAGGCCAACGCCGAAAATCTGGTGCGGGTGCGCCCGGCGAATGCGCCGGCGGGAACCGATGCATCAGCGGTGCTGGCGCGCATCGAGCAGAATGCCGCGCAGGACAATATTGCCGCGGCTCTCAACGATATCGGTACGCTGCCGGAAGCGGGCCGGCAGGTCGCCGCCAATTGGGTGACGCGCGCCACGGCGCGGCAAAAGGCCCTGGACGCCGCGCGTGATTTCGCGACCGGCACGACGCGCGCTCTCGGTTCGAAGTGA
- a CDS encoding EVE domain-containing protein, giving the protein MAYWLLKSEPDAWSWDQMVKAGAKGTAWTGIRNHTAKLNMMKMKKGDRGFFYHSNIGKEIVGIVEVIKEAYPDPTAKAGEPWVCVDVKAVEALPRPVTLAAIKAEPKLADIQVLKQSRLSLPAITDAEWKLVRKMGGL; this is encoded by the coding sequence ATGGCCTACTGGTTGCTTAAATCCGAGCCCGATGCCTGGTCGTGGGACCAGATGGTGAAAGCCGGCGCCAAAGGCACCGCCTGGACCGGCATTCGCAACCACACCGCCAAGCTCAACATGATGAAGATGAAGAAGGGCGACCGCGGCTTCTTCTATCACTCCAATATCGGCAAGGAGATCGTCGGTATCGTCGAGGTCATCAAGGAAGCCTATCCCGATCCGACCGCCAAGGCCGGCGAGCCCTGGGTCTGCGTCGACGTCAAAGCCGTGGAGGCGCTGCCGAGGCCCGTGACTTTGGCCGCCATCAAGGCCGAGCCGAAGCTGGCCGACATCCAGGTGCTCAAGCAATCGCGCCTGTCGCTGCCGGCGATCACCGACGCCGAGTGGAAGCTGGTCCGCAAGATGGGCGGGCTCTGA
- a CDS encoding MFS transporter, which produces MATPLLLSRRFAPLFWCQFFAAFNDNFLKTSLVFLILFGADVTPGEAEVLITLAGAVFIAPYFFLSGLGGELADRFDKARVAQWVKFVEIFVAVLALYGYMHKSVAVMFVALGLFGVIAALFGPIKYGILPDHQPPEKLPAANALIEGATFIAILTGTIVGGMAAHQGGPRVFGVLVIGFALSCWLSALRIPPSGEGAPHLTITRNIARSTVAMLRHLRADPRLWWGALVTSWFWLVGIVVLSLLPPLIKTLIGGNEDTVTAYLALFSVAVGIGSGLAAMLARGRIVLRITFFGALLLGVFACDLGLATFGEIASSAGQTPAQVFSTALGIRVAIDLAGLAIAGGLFIVPAFAAVQAWSDKDYRARTVAAVNVLNAAFMTGGTVLVALLQHLGATLPMLFAGIGVATFIVASLIGRTMPSSS; this is translated from the coding sequence ATGGCCACGCCGCTCCTTTTGTCGCGCCGGTTTGCACCGTTGTTCTGGTGCCAGTTCTTCGCCGCGTTCAACGACAACTTCCTTAAGACCTCGCTGGTCTTCCTCATCCTGTTCGGCGCCGATGTGACGCCGGGCGAGGCCGAGGTGCTGATCACGCTCGCCGGCGCCGTGTTCATTGCACCCTATTTTTTCCTGTCCGGTCTCGGCGGCGAACTCGCCGACCGCTTCGACAAGGCGCGCGTCGCGCAATGGGTGAAGTTCGTTGAGATCTTCGTCGCGGTGCTCGCGCTTTACGGCTACATGCACAAGTCGGTCGCCGTCATGTTCGTGGCGCTCGGCCTGTTCGGCGTCATCGCCGCGCTGTTCGGGCCGATCAAATACGGCATCCTGCCCGACCATCAGCCGCCCGAAAAACTGCCGGCGGCCAATGCGCTGATCGAAGGGGCGACCTTCATCGCCATTCTCACCGGCACCATTGTCGGCGGCATGGCCGCGCATCAGGGCGGGCCACGCGTTTTCGGCGTGCTGGTGATCGGCTTTGCGCTGTCGTGCTGGCTGTCGGCGCTGCGCATTCCGCCCAGCGGCGAGGGCGCGCCGCATCTGACGATTACCCGCAACATCGCGCGCTCCACGGTGGCGATGCTGCGCCATCTCCGCGCCGATCCCCGGCTGTGGTGGGGTGCGCTGGTGACGAGCTGGTTCTGGCTGGTCGGCATCGTCGTGCTGTCGCTGCTGCCGCCGCTGATCAAGACGTTGATCGGCGGCAACGAGGACACCGTCACCGCTTATCTCGCGCTGTTCTCGGTCGCGGTCGGGATCGGTTCGGGGCTCGCCGCCATGCTGGCGCGCGGCCGCATCGTGTTGCGCATCACCTTCTTCGGCGCGCTGCTGCTCGGCGTCTTTGCCTGCGATCTCGGCCTCGCCACCTTCGGCGAAATCGCCTCATCGGCGGGCCAGACGCCGGCGCAAGTGTTTTCAACCGCGCTCGGCATTCGCGTTGCTATCGATCTCGCCGGTCTCGCGATCGCCGGCGGTCTGTTCATCGTGCCGGCTTTTGCCGCGGTGCAAGCCTGGTCGGACAAGGATTATCGCGCGCGCACGGTCGCCGCGGTCAACGTGCTCAACGCCGCCTTCATGACCGGCGGCACGGTGCTGGTGGCGTTGTTGCAGCATCTCGGCGCGACCTTGCCGATGCTGTTCGCGGGCATCGGCGTCGCGACTTTCATCGTCGCCTCGCTGATCGGGCGGACGATGCCCTCCTCATCCTGA
- the tsaD gene encoding tRNA (adenosine(37)-N6)-threonylcarbamoyltransferase complex transferase subunit TsaD, with protein MLVLGIETTCDETAAAVVERKADGTGHILSNVVLSQVDEHAVFGGVVPEIAARAHVEAIDVIIDEAMREAGTTYDDLDGIAAAAGPGLIGGVIVGLTTAKAIALVKKVPLIAINHLEAHALTARLTDNTAFPYLLFLASGGHTQLVAVLGVGEYVRLGTTQDDAIGEAFDKTAKLLGLGYPGGPQVERQAFSGNKTRFALPRPMQHRKDADFSFSGLKTALRLEAERVAPLSPQDIADLCASFQEAVVDVVHDRLRSGLKLFRARFGEPAALVAAGGVAANQAVRGALTRVAMETGTPLAVPPLKLCTDNGAMIAWAGIERLALGLTDTMAFAPRARWPLDAGAAAQGALTRTAAYK; from the coding sequence ATGCTCGTTCTCGGTATCGAGACGACCTGCGACGAAACCGCGGCGGCCGTGGTCGAGCGCAAGGCCGACGGCACCGGGCATATTCTGTCCAATGTGGTGCTGAGCCAGGTCGATGAGCACGCCGTGTTCGGCGGCGTGGTGCCGGAGATCGCCGCGCGCGCCCATGTCGAGGCCATCGACGTCATCATCGACGAGGCTATGCGCGAGGCCGGCACCACCTATGACGACCTCGACGGAATCGCGGCGGCCGCCGGGCCGGGACTGATCGGCGGCGTTATCGTCGGCCTCACCACCGCCAAGGCCATCGCGCTGGTCAAGAAGGTGCCGCTCATCGCCATCAATCACCTTGAGGCGCACGCACTGACCGCGCGGCTTACCGACAACACGGCGTTCCCTTATCTTCTGTTCCTCGCCTCCGGCGGCCACACCCAGCTCGTCGCCGTGCTCGGCGTCGGCGAGTATGTGCGGCTCGGCACCACGCAGGACGACGCCATCGGCGAAGCTTTCGACAAGACCGCCAAGTTGCTCGGCCTCGGCTACCCCGGCGGGCCGCAGGTCGAACGGCAGGCCTTCAGCGGCAATAAAACGCGCTTTGCCCTGCCGCGGCCCATGCAGCACCGCAAGGATGCGGATTTCTCGTTCTCCGGTCTCAAGACGGCCTTGCGGCTGGAAGCCGAGCGTGTTGCGCCTTTATCGCCGCAGGATATCGCCGACCTGTGCGCCTCGTTTCAGGAAGCCGTGGTGGACGTGGTGCATGATCGCCTGCGCTCCGGCCTCAAGCTGTTCCGCGCACGCTTCGGCGAGCCGGCCGCGCTAGTCGCCGCCGGCGGGGTCGCCGCCAATCAGGCAGTTCGCGGTGCGCTGACCCGCGTCGCCATGGAAACCGGCACGCCGCTCGCGGTGCCGCCTTTGAAGCTATGTACCGACAACGGCGCCATGATCGCCTGGGCCGGGATCGAGCGCCTCGCCCTCGGCCTCACCGATACGATGGCATTCGCGCCCCGCGCGCGCTGGCCGCTCGATGCCGGTGCCGCGGCGCAAGGTGCGCTGACGCGTACAGCCGCGTATAAGTAG
- a CDS encoding heme biosynthesis protein HemY, whose protein sequence is MIQVVLFLITVALIAAGFVWLADRPGDVVVTWLGYHVETSVMVLLLAVAALIVIGVMFWSLARAIWRSPEQVSLFFRHRRAMKGYLAISRGLVAIGSGDARLARRSADEAARLSPGDPLTLLLTAQSAQLAGDRIGAERAFHEMTRHDNTKLLGLRGLYIEAQRRNDAVTARRVAEQAAEADPALAWAGQAMLDDRCAQGDWSAALKSLDAMRSSLEKDDYRRKRAVLLTAQALALEDKDRDASRLAALDAVKLAPGLVPAAALAGRRLAEAGDPRRAGKVLIAAWRLNPHPDIADAYADLRPGDTARARLTRMQSLAEKSPEDPASIRESAIAVARAAIDAREFKVAREALALYVNAPSRRTATLMAEIEETEHGDEGRVREWLGRAMRAAPDPVWTADGVVSDRWLPVSPRGRLDGYEWRVPLAEIGMTHPVVDAPPPPLPDFKPVVEHSPPIEIAAAGPDESPAPPMAPPVSKPVAKPVLAEPVIPLVQVPDDPGPDSGLDPDPLTEKTSPADGWSRLKQLFR, encoded by the coding sequence ATGATCCAGGTCGTCCTCTTTCTCATCACCGTCGCACTGATCGCCGCCGGTTTCGTCTGGCTCGCGGACCGTCCCGGCGACGTGGTCGTCACCTGGCTCGGCTATCACGTCGAAACATCGGTGATGGTGCTGCTGCTCGCGGTCGCGGCGCTGATTGTCATCGGCGTGATGTTCTGGTCGCTGGCGCGCGCCATCTGGCGCTCGCCGGAACAGGTATCGCTGTTCTTCCGTCATCGCCGCGCCATGAAGGGTTATCTCGCGATTTCGCGCGGTCTCGTCGCCATCGGCTCCGGTGACGCACGCCTTGCGCGCCGCTCCGCTGATGAAGCCGCGCGTTTGTCGCCGGGCGATCCGCTGACATTGTTGCTCACCGCGCAGTCGGCGCAGCTTGCCGGCGATCGTATCGGCGCCGAGCGCGCCTTCCATGAGATGACGCGGCACGACAATACGAAACTGCTCGGCCTGCGTGGTCTCTATATCGAGGCGCAGCGCCGCAACGATGCCGTCACCGCGCGCCGCGTTGCCGAACAGGCGGCCGAGGCCGATCCGGCTTTGGCCTGGGCCGGACAGGCAATGCTCGACGATCGCTGCGCGCAAGGTGACTGGAGCGCCGCGCTCAAGTCGCTCGACGCCATGCGTTCGTCGCTGGAGAAGGACGATTACCGCCGCAAGCGCGCGGTGCTGCTGACGGCGCAGGCGCTGGCGCTCGAGGACAAGGATCGCGATGCGTCGCGGCTTGCCGCGCTCGATGCCGTCAAGCTGGCGCCGGGGCTGGTGCCCGCCGCGGCGCTCGCCGGCCGCCGTCTGGCCGAAGCCGGCGATCCGCGCCGCGCCGGCAAAGTGCTGATCGCGGCGTGGCGTCTCAATCCGCACCCGGATATTGCCGACGCCTATGCGGACCTGCGGCCCGGCGACACCGCGCGGGCGCGGCTCACCCGTATGCAGTCGCTTGCCGAGAAATCGCCGGAGGATCCGGCCAGCATTCGCGAAAGCGCCATCGCGGTCGCCCGCGCCGCCATCGATGCGCGCGAGTTCAAGGTGGCGCGCGAGGCGCTGGCGCTCTATGTCAACGCGCCATCCAGGCGCACCGCCACGCTAATGGCGGAGATCGAGGAAACTGAGCACGGCGACGAAGGCCGCGTGCGCGAGTGGCTCGGCCGCGCCATGCGCGCGGCGCCCGATCCGGTCTGGACCGCCGATGGCGTGGTGTCGGACCGCTGGCTGCCGGTATCGCCGCGTGGCCGCCTCGACGGCTATGAGTGGCGCGTGCCGCTGGCCGAGATCGGCATGACCCATCCGGTGGTCGACGCGCCGCCGCCGCCTTTGCCGGACTTCAAGCCGGTCGTCGAACATTCTCCGCCGATCGAGATCGCGGCGGCCGGCCCTGACGAATCGCCGGCCCCGCCGATGGCCCCGCCGGTGTCGAAGCCGGTGGCCAAGCCCGTGCTGGCCGAACCGGTGATCCCGCTGGTCCAGGTTCCCGACGATCCAGGCCCCGATTCCGGCCTCGACCCCGATCCGCTGACCGAAAAGACCTCGCCCGCCGATGGCTGGTCGCGCCTGAAACAGCTGTTCCGCTGA
- the hemC gene encoding hydroxymethylbilane synthase has translation MAQSAPLLRLGTRGSPLALAQANLVRALLARVTGAPETAFEIVVIKTTGDAIQDRPLSEVGGKGLFTKEIEEALLSSRIDLAVHSAKDMPTISQPGLLLAACLEREDPRDAFISLKAKSLADLPHGAHLGTASLRRQALVKKARPDLVVSPLRGNVQTRLRKLESGEVDATLLAIAGLNRLGLAQHATHIMPVETFVPAVAQGAIGIETRGDDNRTRQFVAQINHAPTFIAVACERAFLTALDGSCKTPLAGHATLSGDTLHFRGLIARPDGSAAHDIAGNGHIRDAVRIGDEAGRELKKIGGPDFFD, from the coding sequence ATGGCGCAATCGGCCCCCCTTCTCCGCCTCGGCACGCGCGGCTCACCGCTGGCGCTGGCCCAGGCCAATCTTGTGCGCGCCTTGCTGGCGCGGGTCACCGGCGCGCCGGAAACAGCGTTCGAGATCGTCGTCATCAAGACGACCGGCGACGCCATCCAGGACCGGCCTTTGTCCGAGGTCGGTGGCAAAGGCCTGTTCACCAAGGAAATCGAGGAGGCGCTGCTCTCCAGCCGGATCGACCTGGCGGTGCATTCGGCGAAAGACATGCCAACTATTTCGCAGCCGGGTCTCTTGCTGGCGGCCTGTCTCGAACGCGAGGACCCGCGCGACGCCTTCATCAGCCTCAAGGCGAAGTCACTGGCCGACCTGCCGCACGGCGCGCATCTCGGCACGGCTTCGCTGCGCCGGCAGGCGTTGGTCAAGAAAGCGCGGCCCGATCTCGTCGTCTCGCCCTTGCGCGGCAATGTGCAGACCCGGCTGCGCAAACTGGAATCCGGCGAGGTCGATGCCACATTGCTCGCCATCGCCGGCCTCAATCGGCTCGGGCTGGCGCAGCACGCGACTCATATTATGCCAGTCGAGACGTTCGTGCCGGCGGTGGCGCAAGGCGCGATCGGCATCGAAACACGCGGCGACGACAACCGCACGCGGCAATTCGTGGCGCAGATCAATCACGCGCCGACTTTCATCGCGGTCGCCTGCGAACGCGCTTTTCTCACCGCGCTCGATGGCTCGTGCAAGACACCGCTTGCCGGTCATGCGACGTTGTCCGGCGATACGCTGCACTTCCGCGGCCTGATCGCGCGGCCCGATGGCAGCGCCGCGCATGATATCGCCGGTAACGGTCATATTCGCGATGCCGTCAGGATCGGCGACGAGGCGGGCCGCGAACTCAAGAAGATTGGCGGACCGGACTTCTTCGATTGA
- the pcaB gene encoding 3-carboxy-cis,cis-muconate cycloisomerase yields MPSTYLDSAVFRDVFTTPAMRQVWSDENRTQKYLDFERALAVAQGRLKIIPQDAADEIARHCVLAEIDMAKLKEATERVGTPVMPVVQQLVKLCNGKLGEWVHWGATTQDVMDTATVLQIAESLDLIGAELDGICDGLAALAKKYRDTPMAGRSYLQQAVPITFGYKMATVLAGFERHRERLKQLKARVLVGEFGGAAGTLSSLGKDGLTCQAELMKELKLAPPAISWHTVRDTIAEAGTFLALVTGLCGKIALDVKLLMQTEIEEVYEPSAPGRGSSSTMPQKRNPVSSVFISAQNAIVKQHAGALLESMVQDHERSAGPWQIEWIVLPEIFMLAAGALAQTRFLVEGLQINDKNMTDNLTITNGLIMSEAVMMKLGDRMGRDHAHHHVAAIGREAAKSGRPLIELLAEDKEIAQYATRQDLEAMMRPANYLGVAGEMVDRVLAMRKS; encoded by the coding sequence ATGCCGTCGACCTATCTCGATTCCGCGGTGTTCCGCGACGTCTTCACAACGCCGGCGATGCGCCAGGTGTGGTCGGACGAGAATCGCACCCAGAAGTACCTGGATTTCGAGCGGGCCCTGGCGGTGGCGCAGGGGCGGCTGAAGATCATCCCGCAGGACGCCGCCGACGAGATCGCCCGCCATTGCGTGCTGGCCGAAATCGACATGGCCAAGCTCAAAGAGGCCACCGAGCGCGTCGGCACGCCGGTGATGCCGGTGGTCCAGCAACTGGTGAAGCTGTGCAACGGCAAGCTTGGCGAATGGGTTCACTGGGGCGCCACCACACAGGACGTGATGGACACTGCGACCGTGCTGCAGATCGCCGAGTCGCTCGACCTGATCGGCGCCGAACTCGACGGCATCTGCGACGGTCTCGCCGCGCTGGCGAAAAAATATCGCGACACGCCGATGGCCGGCCGCTCCTATCTGCAGCAGGCGGTGCCGATCACCTTCGGCTACAAGATGGCGACCGTGCTCGCCGGTTTCGAGCGTCACCGCGAGCGCTTGAAGCAACTCAAGGCGCGCGTGCTGGTTGGCGAATTCGGCGGTGCCGCCGGCACCTTGTCCTCGCTCGGCAAAGACGGCTTGACGTGCCAGGCCGAGCTGATGAAGGAACTCAAGCTCGCGCCGCCGGCCATCTCCTGGCACACGGTGCGCGACACGATCGCCGAAGCCGGCACGTTCCTCGCGCTAGTCACCGGCCTATGCGGCAAGATCGCACTCGATGTGAAGCTTCTGATGCAAACCGAAATCGAGGAGGTCTATGAGCCGTCGGCACCGGGCCGCGGCTCGTCATCGACCATGCCGCAGAAGCGCAATCCCGTTTCGTCGGTCTTCATCTCGGCGCAGAATGCCATCGTCAAGCAGCACGCTGGCGCGTTGTTGGAGTCCATGGTCCAGGACCATGAGCGCAGCGCCGGCCCGTGGCAGATCGAATGGATCGTGCTGCCGGAAATCTTCATGTTGGCGGCCGGCGCGCTGGCGCAGACGCGCTTCCTCGTCGAAGGCCTGCAGATCAACGACAAGAACATGACCGACAATCTGACGATCACCAACGGTCTCATCATGTCGGAAGCGGTGATGATGAAGCTCGGCGACCGCATGGGCCGCGACCATGCGCATCATCATGTCGCGGCGATCGGCCGCGAGGCCGCCAAATCGGGACGGCCGCTGATCGAGCTGCTCGCCGAGGACAAGGAGATCGCGCAATACGCAACCCGTCAGGATCTCGAGGCGATGATGAGACCCGCCAACTATCTGGGCGTCGCCGGCGAGATGGTCGACCGGGTGCTGGCGATGCGCAAGTCCTGA
- a CDS encoding NAD(P)H-dependent glycerol-3-phosphate dehydrogenase: MTIQRIAVLGGGAWGTALAQTAARAGRDVTLWEFDAGHAEHLSQQRESRFLPGVKLEAAIKVTRALGEAAQNDAILLVVPAQALRSVVTQLTQTMKPGTPLIACAKGIEHGTHKFMTEIIAECTDSAVPAILSGPSFAADVARGLPTAVTIAAADSLVAEKLAHALNSGSFRPYHSTDIRGVEIGGAVKNVLAIASGIVNGRGLGASASAALTTRGFAEMVRFGRALGARPETLTGLSGLGDLILTCSSPQSRNFSYGAALGRGEVPSGKLAEGAFTAPVLLEMARDKNIDMPISAAVAAVLANEHSVDEAIAALLSRPIKAEE, from the coding sequence ATGACCATTCAACGCATCGCGGTTCTCGGAGGCGGCGCCTGGGGCACCGCGCTGGCACAGACCGCCGCGCGCGCCGGACGCGACGTGACCTTGTGGGAGTTCGACGCCGGCCATGCCGAGCATCTCAGCCAGCAGCGCGAAAGCCGCTTTCTGCCCGGCGTGAAGCTGGAGGCCGCGATCAAGGTGACGCGCGCGCTCGGCGAAGCGGCGCAGAACGACGCTATTTTATTGGTCGTACCGGCGCAGGCGCTACGTTCCGTGGTGACGCAACTGACGCAGACCATGAAACCCGGCACGCCGCTGATTGCCTGCGCCAAGGGCATCGAGCACGGCACGCACAAATTCATGACCGAGATCATCGCCGAATGCACGGACAGCGCCGTGCCGGCGATCTTGTCGGGGCCGAGCTTTGCCGCCGACGTGGCGCGCGGCCTGCCGACCGCCGTCACCATCGCGGCGGCGGACTCGCTGGTCGCCGAAAAGCTGGCGCATGCGCTCAATTCCGGCAGTTTCCGGCCCTATCACTCGACCGATATTCGCGGCGTCGAAATTGGCGGCGCGGTGAAGAACGTGCTGGCGATCGCCTCCGGCATCGTCAATGGACGCGGGCTTGGCGCCAGCGCCTCGGCCGCGCTGACGACGCGCGGCTTTGCCGAAATGGTGCGCTTTGGCCGCGCCCTCGGCGCCCGGCCCGAGACGCTGACCGGACTGTCGGGCCTCGGCGATCTCATTCTGACCTGCTCGTCGCCGCAGTCGCGCAATTTCTCCTATGGCGCCGCGCTCGGCCGCGGCGAAGTGCCGAGCGGCAAGCTCGCCGAGGGCGCCTTCACCGCGCCGGTGCTGCTGGAAATGGCGCGCGACAAGAATATCGACATGCCGATTTCGGCCGCGGTCGCTGCCGTGCTGGCTAATGAGCACAGCGTCGATGAGGCGATCGCCGCGCTGCTGTCGCGGCCGATCAAGGCGGAGGAGTAA
- a CDS encoding uroporphyrinogen-III synthase — MRIVVTRPQDDGERTAAALRERGHIVVVAPLLRVEHVPLKLNQTYGAVVITSANAVAAIADHAARAALTALPLYAVGKRSAEAAQAAGFTDIHVAGGDMDDLVRLIVERRPDARAPLLYLAGEDRSGDLIGDLAMHGVAAELAVIYRAAPVSFTAELIGALQSGAVETVLHYSRRSAEQFVAGAKAAGVATQALRLRQLCLSGPIAEVLIQAGARNVAVAKRPDEPSMMALIET; from the coding sequence ATGCGTATTGTGGTGACGCGGCCGCAGGACGATGGCGAACGCACGGCGGCAGCGTTGCGCGAGCGCGGCCATATCGTCGTGGTGGCGCCGCTGCTCCGCGTCGAGCATGTGCCGTTGAAGCTCAATCAGACCTACGGCGCCGTCGTCATCACCAGTGCCAACGCGGTGGCGGCCATTGCCGATCATGCGGCGCGCGCCGCGCTGACGGCGTTGCCGCTCTATGCCGTCGGCAAGCGCAGCGCCGAAGCGGCGCAAGCCGCCGGGTTTACCGACATCCATGTCGCTGGCGGCGATATGGACGATCTGGTGCGGCTGATCGTCGAACGGCGTCCCGATGCGCGCGCGCCGCTCCTTTATCTTGCCGGCGAGGATCGCAGCGGTGACTTGATCGGCGATCTTGCCATGCACGGCGTTGCCGCCGAACTGGCGGTCATCTATCGCGCCGCACCGGTATCGTTTACAGCGGAACTGATCGGTGCGTTGCAAAGCGGTGCGGTCGAAACCGTGCTGCACTATTCGCGACGTAGCGCCGAGCAGTTCGTCGCCGGCGCCAAAGCGGCCGGCGTTGCTACCCAAGCCCTGCGATTGCGGCAATTGTGTCTGTCGGGCCCGATCGCGGAAGTTCTCATCCAGGCCGGTGCGCGCAATGTGGCTGTCGCGAAAAGGCCCGATGAACCGTCGATGATGGCGCTTATCGAGACCTGA